One Tissierellales bacterium DNA segment encodes these proteins:
- the gyrA gene encoding DNA gyrase subunit A — protein MDQTNEKRDKIIPIRIEEEMKKSYLDYAMSVIVSRALPDVRDGLKPVHRRILYSMDELKLTSDKPHRKSARIVGDCLGKYHPHGDSSVYQAMVRLAQDFSTRYPLVDGHGNFGSVDGDGAAAMRYTEARMAKIAQEMLRDLDKETVDYGPNFDESLKEPLVLPSRYPNLLVNGTNGIAVGMATSIPPHNLGEVIDGAVMLIDNPDASIRDLNTVIKGPDFPTGSTITGRANIRNAYETGRGKVVVQAKTEIEEMKNGKCRIVVTEIPYQVNKSRLIEKIAQLVREKKVDGITDLRDESDRTGMRIVIELRRDVNSNVVLNTLYKHTQLQDSYSIIMLALVNGEPKVLNLKEVLEHYLVHQKDIVTRRTQYDLRKAQDRAHILEGLRIALDHIDEIIKLIRGSKTGAEAKVALIESYKLSEKQAQAILDMRLQRLTGLERDKIENEYNGLLEVIKGYQELLADAHLIMNVVKEEMLEIKAKYADERRTAITHSVNEINIEDMIEEENVVVTLTHFGYIKRMKEDTYRLQRRGGRGVAGLSTREEDFVENIFMTSTHDHLLFFTNFGKVYRIKAYQIPEAGRQAKGTAIVNLLPLDPEERIKAVMPVREFSDNEYLLFITKNGLVKKTELSQYSSIRKTGLQAINLREDDNLMNVKKTDGSCEVLVVTKRGQSIRFEEEQVRPMGRTASGVRGIKLEEGDEVIAADLSNEGDYLMVISEKGFGKRTSLDEYRSQTRGGKGIRTYNIKESTGELVEARIVSDEDQIMLISFDGIVIRMNLADVQPKGRSTQGVRLMNLDDGDRVVSLAKVIGEEDDDDSENEETTQGENLDQGEN, from the coding sequence ATGGATCAAACAAACGAAAAGAGAGATAAAATCATACCCATTAGAATAGAAGAGGAAATGAAGAAGTCTTATTTGGACTATGCGATGAGTGTTATCGTCAGCCGTGCACTGCCTGATGTTCGAGATGGACTTAAACCAGTACACAGAAGAATACTTTATTCTATGGATGAATTAAAACTTACATCAGATAAACCGCATAGAAAATCGGCTCGTATAGTCGGAGATTGTTTAGGTAAGTATCACCCACATGGTGATAGCTCAGTTTATCAAGCGATGGTAAGATTAGCACAGGATTTTTCAACTAGATATCCTCTAGTTGATGGACATGGTAACTTTGGTAGTGTCGATGGAGATGGCGCAGCAGCTATGCGTTATACAGAGGCTAGAATGGCCAAAATAGCTCAAGAAATGCTTAGAGATTTGGACAAGGAGACTGTTGACTATGGTCCAAACTTTGATGAATCACTTAAAGAGCCGTTGGTTTTACCAAGCAGATATCCAAATTTACTTGTAAATGGTACTAATGGTATAGCTGTTGGTATGGCTACTAGTATACCACCTCACAATTTAGGTGAAGTAATAGATGGTGCTGTAATGCTGATAGACAATCCAGATGCGAGCATTAGAGATTTGAATACTGTTATAAAGGGACCAGATTTTCCAACTGGTTCAACTATAACTGGTAGAGCAAATATAAGAAATGCTTATGAAACTGGAAGAGGTAAGGTTGTAGTTCAAGCTAAAACTGAAATAGAAGAGATGAAAAATGGTAAGTGTAGAATTGTCGTTACAGAAATACCTTACCAAGTTAACAAGTCTAGACTTATAGAAAAAATAGCTCAACTAGTTCGTGAAAAGAAGGTTGATGGTATAACGGATTTGAGAGATGAGTCTGACAGAACTGGAATGAGAATAGTAATAGAACTTAGAAGAGATGTAAATTCTAATGTTGTATTAAATACATTATACAAACACACTCAATTACAAGATTCTTATAGTATAATAATGCTTGCTCTTGTAAACGGAGAGCCAAAGGTACTTAATCTTAAAGAGGTTCTAGAACATTATTTGGTGCATCAAAAAGATATAGTTACTAGAAGAACTCAATACGATTTAAGGAAAGCTCAGGATAGAGCTCATATACTAGAAGGACTTAGAATAGCACTTGACCATATAGATGAGATCATCAAACTTATAAGAGGTTCTAAAACTGGGGCGGAAGCTAAGGTAGCACTTATTGAGAGCTATAAGCTTTCAGAGAAGCAAGCACAGGCAATATTGGATATGAGACTCCAAAGGCTTACAGGTTTAGAGCGAGATAAGATTGAGAATGAGTATAATGGTTTACTTGAAGTTATTAAAGGATATCAAGAGTTATTAGCTGATGCTCATTTGATTATGAATGTAGTAAAAGAGGAAATGCTTGAGATAAAAGCGAAATATGCTGATGAGAGAAGAACAGCTATTACGCATTCAGTAAATGAAATAAATATAGAAGATATGATTGAAGAAGAGAATGTAGTTGTTACATTGACTCATTTTGGATATATCAAGAGAATGAAAGAGGACACTTATAGACTTCAAAGAAGAGGTGGAAGAGGTGTTGCTGGTCTTAGTACTAGAGAGGAAGATTTTGTAGAAAATATATTTATGACATCTACTCATGATCATTTATTATTCTTTACAAACTTTGGTAAGGTATATAGAATAAAGGCTTATCAGATTCCAGAAGCTGGTAGACAGGCGAAGGGAACTGCTATAGTTAATTTATTGCCATTAGACCCAGAAGAAAGAATAAAGGCGGTTATGCCAGTAAGAGAATTTAGTGACAATGAGTATCTATTATTTATTACTAAAAATGGTCTGGTTAAAAAGACAGAACTTAGTCAATATAGCTCTATAAGAAAGACTGGACTTCAGGCGATCAATCTAAGAGAAGATGACAATCTTATGAATGTCAAGAAAACTGATGGTTCATGCGAAGTTTTAGTTGTAACTAAAAGAGGCCAATCTATACGCTTTGAAGAGGAGCAGGTTAGACCTATGGGTAGAACTGCATCTGGAGTTAGAGGCATAAAACTAGAAGAGGGCGACGAAGTAATTGCAGCTGATTTATCTAATGAGGGTGATTATTTGATGGTAATCAGCGAGAAAGGCTTCGGAAAAAGAACATCTCTTGATGAATATAGATCTCAAACTCGTGGAGGAAAAGGTATTAGAACATACAATATAAAAGAATCTACTGGTGAATTAGTTGAGGCTAGAATTGTTAGTGATGAAGATCAAATTATGTTAATAAGTTTTGATGGTATAGTCATAAGAATGAATCTTGCAGATGTACAGCCAAAGGGTAGAAGTACCCAAGGTGTTCGCTTGATGAACTTAGATGATGGAGATAGAGTTGTGTCATTAGCTAAAGTAATTGGCGAAGAAGATGATGATGATTCAGAAAACGAAGAAACTACACAAGGTGAAAATTTAGATCAAGGTGAAAATTAA